The stretch of DNA TTCCCCTTTTCCCAATTCTTCCAGCCGGACCTGAGGATGTTCTTTGCGCAACTCAGTCGAAAACCACCGACGCACATCCGCCATAATATCTCGTGAATTGCCCTGTTCGTCGTTGATTTGCCCGATTACCGTAATCGAGCGTGTCTGCTGGCTGCGATGAATCGATGTGAAACTCTCCCCTTCGGTGAGCCGCGCCACTTCGTTGACCGGAACCCACCCCCGGTTGCCGGTCGTTGCCGGGGTGGGAATCCACATCGATTCTAAATTGTAGATGTTATAGCGAAAGGACTTGGGATAGCGGACCATAATTTTGACGTCTTCCCGATCCCGCGTAATCCGCCGCACCTCGCGCCCGTAAAACGCGCTGCGGACATGACTGCCCAACAACGTTTCCTGAATTCCAGTCGGCCGTCCCGCATCGCGCATTTCGACGCGGACTTCACGTTTGCCCCGGTCATGGTTGTCGTCTAATCCGTAAACCCCTTTATAGGTCGCCAACTGCGCTTTGAGTTTTCCAGAGACGACTTTCAACTCCTCAAAATCATCGCCGGCGATACGGAGTTCGATATCCTTGCCGCCGGGCCCGCCGCTCATCGCTTCCCAAGTGACGGAATTCACGCCTGAAAGTTTTTCCGAGACACCGCGCAATTCGTCCAGAATCTGGTCACTGGAGCGGTTGCGCAGTTCGGCCGGTTGCAGTTCGATAATCAACTGTGCCAAATGCGGTTGGCTGAAGTCCCCCACCGCACCGGCGCCGGTGAAGTCAATTTGCAGCGCCACGAAGGATTGCACATTGACGACCTCCGGCAACGAGACGGCATATTGCGTCAATTCGTTGAGCCGTTTTTTGGTCGTAGCGGCCGGCGTTCCGACCGGCATCTCTACACCGGCAATGATCGTCTCGCTATCCATTTCTTGCACCATGACGATCTCGACAATGCCGCCGGCGATCAGGCCGAACGAGGCGATGACGAGAGCGAGCGCGACGGTTAGCGTGACGTAACGCCAACGCAGTGTGAACCGCAGCAACCGTTCATAGGTTGCGTTGATCGCCCGCATGATCGTTTTTTCTTGCACGGCGCCGAGCCAGTGAAAAAATCTGCGAATCCTGCCCACCTGTTGTTGATCGTCTTTTTCCGCATCGCTGCGGTGCGGCGGAATATGGGACAAGTGCGCCGGAAGAATCACCAATGCTTCGCACAATGAAACGCTCAGGGCACACAAGACCACCATCGGCAGCACACCCATAAAATCGCCGATTTGCCCCGTGATAAACAGTAGCGGTGCAAACGCGCCGATCGTGGTCAGAATGGCGACCGTGACCGGCCACATGACCTCTTCGGCTCCGACGATCGCCGCTTGGCGGGGCGGCATGCCCTCTTCGACATGCCGATAAATATTCTCGCCGATCACAATCGCATCGTCGACGATAATTCCCAAGACAACAATCAGCCCCATCATACTGATCAGGTTCAATGTCTCGCCAAACGCCCACATCATGATGAATGTGCCCATGAACGAAATGGGCAAGCCGATTGCCGCCCAAAACGCCACACGCCAATTCAAAAACAACACGAGCGAGAGTAGGACCAAAAACAACCCGGACTTGCCGTTGCGGGTCATCAGGTCCAATCGCCCCTCGACGAATCGAGCCAAGTCGCTATGCAGGCCGAGTTGGAAGTTGCCATCAATCGGCTCCGAGGCACTGGTTTCGTACACCTCCTGCAAATCGGGACGACCCATCGCCCTGTCCATAAACCATTCCAACGACGAACCCACCAAGGCCAGCGGTTTCCAATACCAAACCTCGTTATAGGCTTTGCGGAATCCATAAGGATCAAAATCCGGATCGCGTTCCTTGCCGGCGACATAGGCTTTGACCATCCGCGCGATTTGGATCGCATCCTGGTCGGCCGTTTTAAATACGATGCAGCTGGCCGACGGTTTGCCGTTGAAATAGCACTCCAGATCCGACTCGATGAATTCATCGATCACCACGGCAACATCCGACAGCAAGATCTTGCGGCCGTCGGGTGTACTTCGCACGACGATGTCGAGCAGATCCTCCCCTTCCCGTTCTTCGCCAAGCGTGCGCAGCGTCATCAACGTGCGATTGCTTTCCAATTCGCCGCCGGAAACATCGCGATTGGTTTGGCGAATCGCATCAGCAACTTCATCGAAGGTGATGTCGTATTGCCGCAATCGCTCGGGGCGGATTTCGACGCTGATTTCGTCGTCCCGCGTTCCGGAAACTTCTACATCGCTGACACCGGGCAGCAACAACAAGTCATCCCGAATTTTGCGGGCTTCGCGTTTGAGGATTTTTTCGCCGCCGTCGCCAAAAATGGCAACACTGATCACCGGCAGTTTGGGTTCCATTTTGCGGACAACTGTTTTTTCGGCATCGTCCGGCAGGTCTTGGATCGCATCGACCTCGACCTTGACCTCCTGCAGCACTCGATCGACGTCTTTGACTTGGCTGTAGAGCGTGACCGACGTCATCGACAAGCTTTCTGAGACCGTCGATTCGACCTTTTCGACTCCGTCGATATCGCGGACCGCCTCTTCGACCTTGATCGTGATCGCCCGCTCGATCTCTTCGGGCTGCACGCCGGGATGCAGGGTACTGATTAAGAGCTTGTTGGGCCGGGATTCGGGAAACATTTCCCGAGTCAAAGTGATCGAGAAGATCCCGCCCGCCACCAAAACCACGATCATGATCATATTGACCAAAACCGGGTTTTTGACGCTGAAACTGGGAATGGACATAAGGTCGCTACTGCCCTCGGCCGTTGAATCCAATCATTGAGATGTTCGCGCGAGCTGCCCCGATTTCAGGACGCCGCCCCCGGTTACCTGCCGTCTCATTATAGACGCCCCTGCGTCGTGACAACATTGGCGAATTGCCGGGAATGGATGCTTTTCCAGAATTGGTAAAATTCCGCAAATCTTTTCCTAGGGTGGCGCGGCTTTGCCGCTTACCCTAGGCTATGGTAACAAACCCCTTCAGGGTCATGTCCTTCCGGCACTCCAAATTGATTGGTCGATTTTGGGCATTTTGTGCTGTATGTCACGTTGCATTTCGCCACCATGCCCTCAGGCAAACTTGACAGACGCTGATCCTCGTCGAAGATGGGCGGATTGTTGTGCCTTTCCCTTTTGTCTCTTTTGCCAACGACCATCGCATGCTACGTGGTTTGAAAATCTTCCTGGCTGTCTTGCTGTGCGGAGCGGCTTGGTTGTCGTTTGATGCATGGTACACACCGTTGGAAGTGCGGCAGCAGGCTGCGGCCGAGAGAGTGACAGGCGGGCCGGATGAGTTTGCCGCTACCAAAGCTTTCACCGAAGCCCTGTGGGGATCATTGCGCT from Symmachiella dynata encodes:
- a CDS encoding efflux RND transporter permease subunit, with amino-acid sequence MSIPSFSVKNPVLVNMIMIVVLVAGGIFSITLTREMFPESRPNKLLISTLHPGVQPEEIERAITIKVEEAVRDIDGVEKVESTVSESLSMTSVTLYSQVKDVDRVLQEVKVEVDAIQDLPDDAEKTVVRKMEPKLPVISVAIFGDGGEKILKREARKIRDDLLLLPGVSDVEVSGTRDDEISVEIRPERLRQYDITFDEVADAIRQTNRDVSGGELESNRTLMTLRTLGEEREGEDLLDIVVRSTPDGRKILLSDVAVVIDEFIESDLECYFNGKPSASCIVFKTADQDAIQIARMVKAYVAGKERDPDFDPYGFRKAYNEVWYWKPLALVGSSLEWFMDRAMGRPDLQEVYETSASEPIDGNFQLGLHSDLARFVEGRLDLMTRNGKSGLFLVLLSLVLFLNWRVAFWAAIGLPISFMGTFIMMWAFGETLNLISMMGLIVVLGIIVDDAIVIGENIYRHVEEGMPPRQAAIVGAEEVMWPVTVAILTTIGAFAPLLFITGQIGDFMGVLPMVVLCALSVSLCEALVILPAHLSHIPPHRSDAEKDDQQQVGRIRRFFHWLGAVQEKTIMRAINATYERLLRFTLRWRYVTLTVALALVIASFGLIAGGIVEIVMVQEMDSETIIAGVEMPVGTPAATTKKRLNELTQYAVSLPEVVNVQSFVALQIDFTGAGAVGDFSQPHLAQLIIELQPAELRNRSSDQILDELRGVSEKLSGVNSVTWEAMSGGPGGKDIELRIAGDDFEELKVVSGKLKAQLATYKGVYGLDDNHDRGKREVRVEMRDAGRPTGIQETLLGSHVRSAFYGREVRRITRDREDVKIMVRYPKSFRYNIYNLESMWIPTPATTGNRGWVPVNEVARLTEGESFTSIHRSQQTRSITVIGQINDEQGNSRDIMADVRRWFSTELRKEHPQVRLEELGKGEEFRKAMGSLWIGGLVSLLLIYMMLAGLFRAYLQPIVVMAAIPFGVLGAIIGHWVTGNPLTILSFIGCVALTGIVVNDSLVLVDFINRRVKLGMTPFEANVAGAKLRLRAILLTTLTTVAGLMPLMFETSFQAKFLIPLAVTLTFGLAFATGLTLVIVPSLNMVYMDFTQIVGRRKPDDPEENDEQQTRELATASLDREL